A single region of the Verrucomicrobiia bacterium genome encodes:
- the ftsH gene encoding ATP-dependent zinc metalloprotease FtsH, translating to MEDNDNKKGRLPRLKRPGDNRDPRFPYRVILIWVVVLIMVPLFWKLRQSQQDNVEEISEGQLEQKVEDGVVGKKVTVVFGVTSLDTIKGTYSVPAKNGVEQKDVNFAAKVKYSDEIYKFFKAHNISLEYTEANQWWMAIMSSGLLPLILIFAVIYFVFIRQIKLAGKGAMSFGKSRARMLSRDKNKVTFKEVAGMAEAKEEVEEIIQFLKDPKKFQRLGGRIPKGVLMVGPPGTGKTLLAKAIAGEADVPFFSISGSDFVEMFVGVGASRVRDMFEQGKKNAPCLIFIDEIDAVGRSRFSGIGGGHDEREQTLNALLVEMDGFDTQEGVIIIAATNRPDVLDSALLRPGRFDRQIVIDMPDLVGREEILKVHARAVKLSKDVDFTVIARGTPGFSGADLANLINEAALLAARNDKKGVGMEELEEARDKVRWGRERRSRVMDEKDKKVTAYHEAGHALVMFKLDFTEPLHKVTIIPRGMYLGATFSLPLKDKYHESKKQLLDEVAGIMGGRIAEELTFGDSTSGASGDIKQATHIARKMVTEWGMSEKIGMVNVSEHEEHMFLGRDLFKGREVSEQTARDIDEEVRRIIDAAYARAKEILVSNRDKLIALAEALLEYETLDATEITEIIDTGKLQNPPARPPGLSASVPAAPQPEKAKGEPKPEAFPAPGIGPSPANA from the coding sequence ATGGAAGATAACGACAATAAAAAGGGTCGGTTGCCCCGACTGAAACGCCCTGGCGACAACCGCGATCCGCGGTTTCCCTACCGGGTGATACTCATTTGGGTGGTCGTCCTGATTATGGTGCCGCTGTTCTGGAAGTTGCGCCAATCCCAGCAGGACAACGTCGAAGAAATCTCCGAAGGCCAACTGGAGCAAAAGGTCGAGGATGGCGTCGTCGGCAAAAAGGTCACCGTCGTTTTCGGCGTGACTTCGCTGGATACCATCAAAGGTACCTATTCGGTACCGGCCAAGAACGGCGTTGAACAGAAAGACGTCAATTTCGCGGCGAAAGTCAAATACAGCGACGAGATCTACAAGTTTTTCAAGGCGCACAACATCTCGCTGGAGTACACCGAGGCCAACCAGTGGTGGATGGCGATTATGAGTTCGGGATTGTTGCCCCTCATCTTGATTTTCGCCGTCATCTATTTTGTTTTTATCCGCCAAATCAAGCTCGCCGGTAAAGGGGCCATGAGTTTCGGCAAGTCACGAGCCCGCATGCTGAGCCGCGACAAGAACAAAGTCACCTTTAAGGAAGTCGCCGGCATGGCGGAGGCCAAGGAAGAGGTCGAGGAGATCATCCAATTCCTTAAAGACCCGAAGAAATTCCAGCGGCTCGGTGGTCGCATCCCGAAAGGTGTGTTGATGGTCGGCCCGCCGGGAACGGGCAAAACCCTCCTGGCAAAGGCCATCGCGGGAGAAGCCGACGTGCCGTTTTTCAGCATTAGCGGCTCGGACTTCGTGGAAATGTTCGTCGGCGTCGGCGCGAGCCGCGTGCGCGACATGTTCGAGCAGGGCAAGAAGAACGCGCCCTGCCTCATTTTCATCGATGAAATCGATGCGGTCGGCCGCTCGCGATTTAGCGGCATCGGCGGCGGCCACGATGAACGCGAGCAGACGCTCAATGCGTTGCTCGTCGAGATGGACGGTTTCGACACGCAGGAAGGCGTCATCATCATTGCGGCCACGAACCGGCCTGACGTGCTGGACTCGGCGTTGCTGCGCCCGGGACGTTTTGACCGCCAGATCGTCATCGATATGCCCGACCTCGTGGGTCGCGAAGAGATTTTGAAAGTTCACGCCCGCGCCGTGAAGCTCTCCAAAGACGTTGACTTTACCGTCATCGCCCGCGGGACACCCGGCTTCTCCGGTGCCGACCTTGCCAACCTCATCAACGAGGCGGCGCTGCTGGCTGCCCGCAATGACAAGAAGGGCGTCGGGATGGAAGAACTCGAAGAAGCCCGCGACAAGGTGCGCTGGGGTCGTGAGCGACGCAGCCGCGTGATGGACGAGAAAGACAAGAAGGTCACAGCCTATCACGAAGCCGGCCACGCATTGGTAATGTTCAAGCTCGACTTCACCGAGCCGCTGCACAAAGTCACCATCATTCCGCGCGGCATGTACCTGGGCGCCACGTTCTCGTTGCCGTTGAAGGACAAATATCACGAAAGCAAGAAGCAGTTGCTCGATGAAGTCGCCGGTATCATGGGTGGCCGCATTGCGGAGGAGTTGACCTTCGGTGATTCCACCAGCGGTGCCTCGGGCGACATCAAGCAGGCCACGCACATCGCCCGCAAGATGGTCACGGAATGGGGCATGAGCGAGAAGATCGGTATGGTCAACGTCAGCGAACACGAAGAGCACATGTTCCTGGGCCGCGACCTTTTCAAGGGCCGCGAAGTGAGCGAACAAACCGCTCGCGACATCGATGAAGAAGTGCGGCGGATCATCGACGCGGCCTATGCCCGTGCCAAGGAGATTCTCGTGTCCAACAGGGACAAGCTGATCGCCCTGGCCGAAGCGTTGCTGGAATATGAGACGCTGGACGCGACGGAGATCACCGAAATCATTGATACCGGCAAGCTCCAGAACCCGCCCGCCCGTCCTCCGGGACTGTCGGCGTCCGTCCCGGCAGCGCCCCAGCCTGAGAAGGCCAAGGGAGAGCCCAAGCCCGAAGCTTTCCCAGCGCCCGGCATTGGGCCGTCGCCGGCAAATGCCTGA
- a CDS encoding histone deacetylase, translating into MVIVHSPRCLDYAAAGHPESPERVRSTVAQLQREFHTWMLPTPCSDEDILRVHTRELLDAVRLGSFTDADTPFFPEIPEIAKLSAGAAIGAVEQALAGRPAFSVMRPPGHHAERNRVMGFCYFNNIAIAVARALRLSPHIRHVAILDFDCHHGNGTEDIFRGDDRVMFVSLHQSPCYPGTGLTTQGNCLNYPLPPGTRPAQFLAILDEGLNHIRNFQPDLLAVSAGFDAYKNDPITNMDLEIDTFREIGHRIAAVTQPASNASTLPYFAVLEGGYSRDFARCVEAFVSGWERH; encoded by the coding sequence ATGGTTATTGTCCACTCCCCTCGCTGCCTCGATTATGCCGCGGCTGGCCATCCCGAAAGCCCGGAACGCGTCCGCTCCACTGTTGCCCAGCTACAGCGTGAATTTCACACGTGGATGTTGCCCACGCCGTGTTCCGACGAGGACATCCTGCGCGTCCACACCCGCGAACTCCTCGACGCCGTGCGTCTGGGCTCATTCACGGATGCGGACACTCCGTTCTTCCCGGAAATCCCCGAGATTGCGAAACTCTCGGCGGGCGCCGCCATTGGCGCCGTCGAACAAGCGCTCGCCGGCCGACCGGCATTTTCCGTGATGCGCCCGCCCGGTCACCACGCGGAACGCAACCGCGTGATGGGCTTCTGCTATTTCAATAACATCGCCATTGCGGTCGCCCGGGCGCTCCGCCTTTCACCCCACATACGGCACGTCGCCATCCTCGATTTCGACTGTCATCACGGGAACGGCACCGAAGATATTTTTCGCGGCGATGACCGGGTCATGTTTGTCTCCTTGCACCAATCCCCGTGCTATCCCGGCACCGGCCTCACCACCCAAGGCAATTGTCTCAATTATCCACTGCCGCCGGGCACCCGGCCCGCGCAATTTCTAGCGATATTGGACGAGGGCCTCAACCACATCCGTAATTTCCAGCCGGACTTGCTCGCGGTCTCCGCGGGATTCGATGCCTATAAAAATGATCCGATCACCAACATGGATTTGGAGATCGATACCTTCCGCGAAATCGGCCACCGCATCGCGGCGGTTACGCAACCGGCATCGAACGCGTCGACGCTGCCCTATTTTGCTGTACTGGAGGGCGGATACTCCCGCGATTTCGCGCGGTGCGTGGAGGCCTTCGTGAGCGGATGGGAGCGGCACTAA